One genomic region from Coriobacteriia bacterium encodes:
- a CDS encoding AI-2E family transporter, which produces MAKLSDRLRSAGSQFSSGGSAFMPGWILSAGVAGWSFIGVVGALVIIAAFVGASSSISVPLILAIVIGMIAYPLVEKMVARGVPVAAAATLVLLFLAVVVGIATWVTISGVISQWPSINEQIHKGLTHAAEGLQAIGIDGNKLKDSITSPQGATSAASAASGGIASWLGSAVASSLSSIFALFFGLFMSAVLLFYVLTDFPNIAKWIGGHMGGLPVEVGTGIVGDAVSAMRGYFRATTITGVVVSVVIGAAMLLMGIPLAGAVAIVTFLTCYIPFFGAIISGAFAFFVALGSGGLTQAVAILVVVLVAQNLLQTIINARVMGDSLNLSPLVVLVVTMLGGTFGGLLGAALAAPVAALLISAGKRLSSVEFEDIDADPVVPSEA; this is translated from the coding sequence ATGGCCAAACTCAGTGACCGCCTTCGCAGCGCGGGCAGCCAGTTTTCGAGCGGGGGATCGGCCTTCATGCCGGGCTGGATACTCAGCGCGGGCGTCGCGGGCTGGTCGTTCATTGGCGTCGTCGGGGCGCTGGTTATCATCGCTGCGTTCGTGGGCGCCAGCTCGAGCATCTCTGTGCCGCTGATCCTCGCCATCGTCATAGGCATGATCGCCTACCCGCTTGTCGAGAAGATGGTCGCCCGCGGCGTACCGGTTGCCGCCGCCGCCACGCTCGTGCTGCTGTTCCTTGCCGTCGTGGTTGGTATCGCCACCTGGGTGACGATCTCCGGGGTCATCTCGCAGTGGCCGAGCATCAACGAGCAGATTCACAAGGGCCTGACTCATGCCGCCGAGGGTCTGCAGGCGATCGGTATCGACGGCAACAAGCTTAAGGACAGCATCACGTCGCCCCAAGGCGCGACCAGCGCCGCCTCCGCCGCGTCCGGTGGTATCGCCTCGTGGCTTGGCTCGGCGGTCGCGAGTAGCCTCTCGAGCATCTTCGCGCTGTTCTTCGGCCTGTTCATGAGCGCCGTGCTGCTCTTCTACGTGCTCACCGACTTCCCCAACATCGCGAAATGGATCGGCGGGCACATGGGTGGCCTGCCGGTCGAGGTGGGCACCGGCATCGTCGGCGACGCCGTCTCCGCAATGCGGGGCTACTTCCGAGCCACCACCATTACCGGCGTCGTCGTGTCGGTCGTCATCGGTGCGGCAATGCTGCTCATGGGGATCCCGCTCGCAGGCGCGGTCGCGATCGTGACGTTCCTGACCTGCTACATCCCGTTCTTTGGGGCGATCATCTCGGGTGCATTCGCGTTCTTCGTCGCGCTCGGGTCGGGTGGACTGACGCAGGCGGTGGCAATACTCGTGGTTGTGCTCGTCGCGCAGAACCTGCTCCAGACCATCATCAACGCCCGCGTGATGGGTGACTCGCTGAACCTGAGTCCGCTGGTCGTGCTCGTCGTGACGATGTTGGGCGGCACGTTCGGTGGCCTGCTCGGCGCGGCGCTTGCTGCGCCGGTTGCAGCACTGCTCATCTCGGCGGGTAAGCGGCTGTCCTCGGTCGAATTCGAGGACATCGACGCCGATCCTGTCGTGCCATCGGAGGCATAA
- a CDS encoding alpha/beta fold hydrolase encodes MTTDINSLRLHAHFDEGSGPAIVMLHGINSDGGDWRTVIDTIGPGYRFVAFDLLGFGMSPKPLDIDYSADEHALVIENTLLDLGVDDEFLLAGYSLGGDIALRYASTYPHRLRRLFLLDAPFYLPPSALRVSNTGLKYAYEVASQRLWGMLAGSKQKDSILYKMATGVGATALKEAFHAEDLPTHWDIMSKNLTNTINTATWVDDLPRLSMPVVHAIGVRDAIVKIGQAPALKRLKPDLEIRPIYGLAADHMTLWNMPEKIAEEIMRDEVRVLNVAWRGGTGEPLVLLHSLQEPSERWIPAAEILARDNDVAVLDLLGFGDSPAPLAMHYTLADHVAAVLGTVSSLWGSDVAVRFAGDGFGATVALDCSATVPARSAGVIAFSPIMLEPGEAVDDLAHTEQSARVLALRDVARRIGEEQRATGRAAEAAEQRLVPIVRSLENGVLATDAAALLGQVPPPVRFVLAAEDSLTPRGFIERTCATRDGFDVGIVQGGRGIPAEKPVEAVRAIEPGDADGIALAQRLSPAPLRPDADPLGRALGGIENALLRSGVLNLAAAALILILHPLNETRLTLGFALWVALASASAVVGALTMGRKTSGTRYTFTTTALPTLLMGLAGLALAGTLFADPALGRRFFGVSVAVYAMARGAADLYMAMRVEQSARPRWLLYAGGLIGVVTALSIVFGPTHGRRILRLSLALYLGLSGVSLVAYVVSLRRDAARRVRELLGR; translated from the coding sequence GTGACGACCGACATCAACAGCCTCAGGCTCCACGCGCACTTCGACGAGGGCAGCGGCCCGGCGATCGTGATGCTGCACGGCATCAACTCAGACGGCGGCGACTGGCGCACTGTTATCGACACCATCGGGCCGGGCTATCGCTTCGTCGCATTTGACCTGCTCGGCTTTGGGATGAGCCCCAAACCGCTCGATATCGACTACTCCGCCGACGAGCACGCACTCGTCATCGAGAACACACTGCTCGACCTCGGCGTTGACGACGAGTTCCTACTCGCGGGCTACTCGCTCGGCGGCGACATCGCGCTGCGTTACGCGTCGACCTACCCGCACCGGCTTCGCCGGCTCTTCCTGCTTGACGCGCCGTTCTATCTGCCTCCATCGGCGCTCAGAGTCTCGAACACCGGGCTCAAGTACGCCTACGAGGTCGCCTCGCAGAGACTCTGGGGGATGCTCGCCGGTTCCAAGCAGAAGGACTCGATCCTGTACAAGATGGCGACCGGGGTCGGTGCAACCGCACTCAAGGAGGCCTTCCACGCCGAGGATCTGCCCACCCACTGGGACATCATGAGCAAGAACCTCACGAACACGATCAACACCGCGACCTGGGTCGACGACCTGCCCAGGCTCTCCATGCCAGTCGTCCACGCGATCGGTGTGCGTGACGCCATCGTGAAGATCGGACAGGCGCCGGCGCTCAAGCGCCTCAAGCCGGATCTCGAGATCCGGCCCATCTACGGCCTGGCTGCCGACCACATGACGCTGTGGAACATGCCCGAGAAGATCGCCGAAGAGATCATGCGAGACGAAGTCCGTGTGCTCAACGTCGCCTGGCGAGGCGGTACCGGCGAGCCGCTCGTGCTGCTCCACTCACTCCAAGAGCCCTCGGAACGCTGGATCCCGGCAGCCGAGATTCTTGCACGCGACAACGATGTCGCCGTCCTGGACCTGCTCGGCTTCGGCGACTCGCCGGCTCCGCTCGCCATGCACTACACGCTCGCTGACCATGTCGCGGCGGTGCTCGGCACCGTGAGCTCGCTGTGGGGCTCCGATGTCGCCGTCCGCTTCGCCGGCGACGGCTTCGGCGCGACGGTCGCGCTCGACTGCTCTGCGACCGTCCCCGCTCGCAGCGCCGGCGTGATCGCCTTCTCGCCGATCATGCTCGAGCCGGGCGAGGCGGTCGACGACCTGGCGCATACCGAGCAGTCGGCCCGCGTTCTCGCCCTGCGCGATGTCGCCCGCCGGATCGGCGAGGAGCAGCGCGCGACTGGTCGCGCGGCGGAGGCGGCCGAGCAGCGCCTCGTGCCCATCGTCCGCTCGCTCGAGAACGGCGTGCTCGCCACCGACGCCGCCGCACTTCTCGGCCAGGTACCGCCGCCCGTGCGCTTCGTGCTCGCGGCCGAAGACTCACTGACGCCACGTGGCTTCATCGAGCGGACGTGCGCGACCCGCGACGGATTCGATGTCGGTATCGTCCAAGGCGGCCGCGGCATACCCGCCGAGAAGCCGGTCGAGGCCGTGCGCGCCATCGAGCCCGGCGACGCGGACGGCATCGCGCTCGCGCAGCGACTCTCCCCCGCACCCTTGCGGCCCGACGCCGACCCCCTCGGGCGCGCGCTTGGTGGCATCGAGAACGCGCTCTTGCGGTCAGGCGTGCTCAACCTTGCAGCGGCGGCGCTCATTCTCATCTTGCATCCGCTCAACGAGACGCGGCTGACGCTCGGGTTCGCGTTGTGGGTCGCTCTCGCCTCGGCCAGCGCGGTTGTCGGTGCGCTCACCATGGGGCGCAAGACAAGCGGCACGCGCTACACGTTCACAACGACCGCGCTCCCGACGCTGCTGATGGGGCTCGCAGGACTCGCCCTCGCGGGGACGCTGTTCGCTGACCCTGCCCTCGGCCGGCGCTTCTTCGGCGTGAGCGTCGCCGTGTATGCGATGGCGCGCGGCGCAGCGGATCTCTACATGGCGATGCGGGTCGAGCAGTCCGCCCGCCCGCGCTGGCTGCTGTACGCCGGCGGGCTCATCGGAGTGGTGACGGCGCTGTCCATCGTCTTCGGTCCCACCCACGGGCGGCGCATACTGCGCCTGTCGCTCGCGCTGTACTTGGGACTGAGCGGCGTGTCGCTGGTCGCCTACGTCGTCTCGCTTCGGCGCGACGCGGCCCGGCGGGTCCGGGAGCTACTCGGCAGGTGA
- a CDS encoding alpha/beta fold hydrolase, with protein MIGIAGQLKIVVLVLAGWVMAVWACGAVYIVVTYIEATRHIPHRSALDTARSVLRECWCVAWSQPLLPLFQIAGERLSGSGRSGTPIVLVHGYCQNRVDFLYLAHRLRNAGCGPIHACNFFWPQPLEASAETVVRFVERIREVTGAEQVDLLTHSSGGLLALDVLEKHPHWVRRTCVIAIPWRGVTWTGPVIGRAGSQLRADSLYTRSRPHQIMGGPVLSIYSAHDNLVHPPETSRVAGPFVSAREVENLGHLAILFDRTVGDAVCEFLLAPDEVTGAAEAASPAE; from the coding sequence ATGATCGGCATTGCGGGTCAGCTCAAGATCGTGGTTCTGGTGCTCGCGGGCTGGGTCATGGCCGTGTGGGCATGCGGCGCGGTCTACATCGTGGTTACCTACATCGAGGCCACGCGGCACATCCCGCATCGCTCTGCGCTCGATACCGCGCGCTCCGTCCTGCGGGAGTGTTGGTGCGTCGCGTGGAGCCAGCCGCTGCTGCCACTGTTCCAGATCGCGGGCGAGCGCCTAAGCGGCAGCGGGCGGTCGGGCACGCCGATCGTGCTCGTGCATGGCTACTGCCAGAACCGCGTCGACTTCCTTTACCTCGCACACCGACTGCGCAACGCCGGCTGCGGACCTATCCACGCGTGCAACTTCTTCTGGCCGCAGCCGCTTGAAGCGTCCGCCGAGACTGTGGTGCGGTTCGTCGAGCGCATCCGCGAGGTAACCGGCGCCGAGCAGGTCGATCTGCTGACGCACTCCTCGGGAGGCTTGCTCGCGCTCGACGTGCTCGAGAAGCATCCGCACTGGGTGCGGCGCACCTGCGTCATCGCCATCCCATGGCGCGGTGTGACGTGGACGGGGCCGGTCATCGGGCGCGCCGGGTCGCAACTGCGCGCCGATTCGCTCTACACACGCAGTCGCCCGCACCAGATCATGGGCGGCCCGGTGCTCTCGATCTACTCGGCGCACGACAATCTGGTGCACCCGCCCGAGACCTCGCGAGTCGCGGGTCCATTCGTCAGCGCGCGCGAGGTCGAGAACCTCGGGCATCTGGCGATACTGTTCGATCGTACGGTGGGCGATGCCGTGTGCGAGTTCCTGCTGGCGCCGGATGAGGTGACCGGGGCCGCGGAAGCAGCCTCACCTGCCGAGTAG